A genomic window from Anthonomus grandis grandis chromosome 2, icAntGran1.3, whole genome shotgun sequence includes:
- the LOC126750234 gene encoding ribonuclease kappa, whose protein sequence is MAICGPKCSLCGLIISAWGIIQLALMGIFYYVEAVALAEDVPEVSSYKNLQDFYSQMSNGYQQNAYNCWIAALLYLITMAFSAHQFWLNNRSSLSV, encoded by the exons ATGGCAATTTGCGGTCCGAAATGTTCCCTGTGCGGTCTCATCATCAGTGCGTGGGGAATCATTCAATTG GCCCTGATGGGGATCTTTTACTATGTCGAGGCGGTGGCTCTGGCAGAAGACGTGCCCGAGGTCTCGTCCTATAAAAACCTGCAAGATTTCTACAGTCAAATGTCCAATGGGTATCAGCAG AACGCTTATAATTGCTGGATCGCAGCTCTATTATACTTGATTACTATGGCCTTCTCTGCCCATCAGTTTTGGCTTAACAACAGGTCCTCGTTGAGTGTGTAA
- the LOC126750404 gene encoding scaffold protein salvador — protein sequence MLSRKNKDLKTLKEGVVGKYVKKDTPPEMPIINVWTTEPKRRNSNQSRASLPPQGTISSNSQANPVQTVQKFGNQKTTISDVGLGAHEGKYTPSASVPDLATRFANLSVGILPDNNPSALIYNNPNVNASSHHIYQSVGGNYIDNSASNANYVEIDQIYPLTEPYKDPYNRTNSPIYQNTRDNSVARTTQEQTAPIYSNTHVDRFNRNQYHSGMSYGEHHMRHTVGRTENTQESSEELPLPPGWSVDYTLRGRKYYIDHNTKTTHWSHPLEREGLPTGWQCIQSPIYGVYYVNHITRQAQYEHPCLIPCYNYGNITPQTYQRYLQAVRPTHYQPHSVLVPANPYLMEEIPYWLNVYFKSSTEIDHKLRFDMFRLSELECFNAMLTRLYKQELQNIVMRYESYRAALLLEMEKRANQR from the exons ATGCTATCTCGGAAGAATAAAGACTTAAAAACTCTCAAGGAGGGTGTCGTGGGCAAGTATGTCAAAAAAGACACCCCACCCGAAATGCCAA TTATCAATGTGTGGACTACAGAGCCCAAAAGGCGAAACTCGAACCAAAGTAGGGCTTCGCTTCCGCCCCAGGGGACCATTTCCTCTAATTCGCAAGCCAATCCAGTACAAACTGTACAAAAATTTGGTAATCAAAAAACTACTATTAGTGATGTCGGACTTGGGGCACATGAAGGAAAATATACCCCAAGTGCTTCTGTTCCTGATTTAGCCACAAG gTTTGCCAATCTTTCTGTAGGGATTTTACCTGATAATAACCCTAGTGCCTTAATTTATAATAACCCAAATGTAAATGCTTCATCCCACCATATTTATCAATCAGTTGGAGGGAATTATATTGATAATTCAGCg AGTAATGCCAACTATGTAGAGATTGATCAGATTTATCCCTTGACTGAGCCATACAAGGATCCATATAACCGCACTAACTCTCCTATATATCAGAATACAAGGGATAATAGTGTAGCAAGGACTACTCAAGAGCAAACTGCACCAATTTATAGTAATACACATGTAGATAGGTTTAATAGGAATCAGTATCATAGTGGGATGTCTTATGGGGAGCACCATATGAGACATACAGTTGGGAGGACTGAGAATACTCAAG AATCTTCAGAAGAACTTCCTCTGCCTCCAGGGTGGTCAGTTGATTACACCCTTAGAGGGCGTAAGTATTACATTGACCACAACACAAAAACAACTCATTGGTCCCATCCATTGGAAAGAGAGGGACTGCCCACTGGCTGGCAATGCATCCAAAGCCCCATATATGGAGTATATTATGTGAA TCATATTACTCGTCAAGCCCAATATGAGCACCCATGTCTGATACCATGCTACAACTATGGAAATATCACACCACAAACTTATCAGAGATATTTGCAAGCTGTAAGGCCCACCCATTATCAGCCGCACAGTGTTTTGGTGCCCGCTAATCCTTATTTAATGGAGGAAATACCTTATTGGCTTAATGTCTACTTTAAAT CAAGCACTGAAATTGACCACAAGTTACGCTTTGACATGTTCAGGCTGTCTGAGTTGGAATGTTTTAATGCCATGCTTACAAGACTTTACAAGCAAGAATTGCAAAATATTGTGATGAGATATGAGTCATACAG GGCAGCCCTATTGTTGGAGATGGAAAAAAGGGCCAACCAGAGATAA